A genomic segment from Psychrobacillus sp. FSL K6-2836 encodes:
- a CDS encoding GNAT family N-acetyltransferase, whose translation MLSNNLKSSVVLVEYTDTYDEHLSNYHLPEDQLQFTSMPLDRINIPNASNSAKHVLILENSVPVGYFALEDGEKLLKYSDNTDARLLTAFSVDSRNQGKGLAKNGLQLLPEFVKNNFPGTNEIVLGVNKRNTPAYNLYLKTGFVDENEFYEGPNGPQHILHLTV comes from the coding sequence ATGCTTTCTAACAACTTAAAATCTTCAGTTGTACTGGTTGAGTACACCGATACTTACGATGAACACCTATCCAACTATCATTTACCTGAAGATCAACTACAATTTACCAGTATGCCTTTGGATAGAATTAATATTCCTAATGCTTCCAACAGTGCTAAACATGTATTAATTCTTGAAAACAGTGTTCCCGTAGGTTATTTTGCTTTAGAAGATGGCGAAAAGCTTTTAAAGTACAGCGATAACACTGATGCACGTTTGCTGACAGCTTTCTCAGTTGATTCGAGAAATCAAGGAAAGGGATTAGCAAAGAACGGGCTCCAGCTATTACCTGAGTTTGTTAAGAATAATTTTCCCGGAACTAACGAAATTGTCCTCGGTGTCAATAAGAGAAATACGCCTGCTTATAATCTTTATTTAAAAACAGGATTTGTAGACGAGAACGAATTTTATGAAGGCCCAAATGGTCCTCAACACATTTTGCATTTGACGGTCTAA
- a CDS encoding TetR/AcrR family transcriptional regulator: MSKKNKPTNQKEMSFIEKARRTQIVECAIETIAEIGYAQASLGQISKRANISKGVISYHFANKEDLLDQIAIEYYMAWQSYIAPLIEAQKSPKEMLRVYIESNLTFIEENRKHVIAVIEVVSNKRTSDGKFRFASDHDETILLPIENILTLGMQEGIFRKFTRSSSRVMALTIRNAIDGFTLELMKKSHLDVQEYTRELVTLFDKSTKK, translated from the coding sequence ATGAGTAAAAAAAATAAACCAACTAACCAAAAAGAAATGTCTTTCATTGAAAAAGCCCGTAGAACTCAAATTGTGGAATGTGCAATTGAAACTATTGCTGAAATAGGTTACGCTCAAGCATCTTTAGGACAAATTTCAAAACGTGCAAATATCAGTAAGGGAGTTATTTCTTATCACTTTGCAAATAAAGAGGATTTATTGGATCAAATAGCTATCGAATACTATATGGCTTGGCAATCTTATATTGCTCCACTAATAGAAGCTCAAAAATCTCCTAAAGAAATGCTTCGGGTTTATATTGAATCCAATCTAACTTTCATAGAAGAAAATCGGAAACATGTTATCGCTGTTATAGAAGTGGTTTCTAATAAGAGAACTTCTGATGGTAAATTTCGATTTGCTTCAGACCATGATGAAACTATTTTACTTCCAATTGAAAATATTCTTACTCTAGGGATGCAAGAAGGAATTTTCCGAAAATTTACAAGATCATCATCAAGAGTGATGGCGTTAACAATAAGAAATGCCATTGACGGATTCACCCTTGAATTAATGAAAAAGTCTCATTTAGATGTTCAGGAATACACTAGAGAACTGGTTACACTCTTCGATAAATCAACTAAAAAGTAA